In Pirellula sp. SH-Sr6A, the DNA window GCAGCTAGCGCTAACTCGCTGGCCACAAAAAACGCCCATACAGGTTGTCACCAATAAGGCGAGCAACAGCTGGCGAAACGTGGAAGTGAGCGGTGGAGAGAACGTCATAAAGTACCCGGGAGGATGCGAACAACCGTTCAGTATGTGCGTCTGGTGAAGACAAAGCAAGTATTCGAAGAAAGATTCCTTCCAGGTTGTTTCGCTCCGAATCCCCCCTTATGCGGCGATAGCGTCGCTTCCCACGACATTGCCTCTACCTCCAATTGCCGTGAGGTTCGATGGAGCATCACACGGACGCGGACGAGAACTGGACTACCAATGCGCTGCGGACAGCATCCGAAACCTTAATCAAAGAACTCCAACTCGCCGCTGATCGCTCGGCGGTAGATCGCTGGGCAGAAGGGGGGCCTGACCGGGCAACTTGTGGTCACGGCAGTGAGGCTTTGGTTAGCAGGTCAACATAAGTTTTACCGCGCTGAACCTGTCATGGTTGCGGTTATTACCGCACTTCCTACCGCATCGCTCTGGTATTTATGCTGTAAAAAGCGTCTGCGAACGGCGCGGGCTTTAGCCGACAATGAAGAAGAAATGAACGTCGTAGTCCACAAAATCCAAAAGCGATCACCAACCGGGGAGAAGCCTTTCTATGGTACGCATCCGATTGAAATCTTCTGAGGCAGGCGAGTCGAACGTATGATCACGCCGATTCCATTTTGGTATATCGGTTGTCGTAATGCGACAATTGGCTTGGACCAATGCAAATCGCGTCCAGGAAAAGCGTTATCAAACACAGCCCAGATTGCTATCCGATCCCCGGCAGAGGAACTATGATTCGTTCGACAATCACGATTTGGCTCTCGTCCGCACTACTCGTAGGCGCGGGTTGTGGGAGCAACGATAATCCTAACTACTCTCCGAGTGAGTCCAAAATCGATCTCGTACATATCAATGACAAGACACAGGTCGATCCGCCAAATGAGTTCGGCTTTAGCAAGATCTCCATTCGCAACGGCGAGAACTATCAGGAAGGGGTCCTCGATGCCCAACGACAGGAAGTGATCGTTCCTTCCACCAAGCTCCTCGTTCACGACATTACCGATAGCATGGCGTTGATTGGACTGGAAAACAAATTCCTGTTCGTACCCCTTGAGGATGGTCCTTACTCATACAAGGAGCTCTCTGAGGTCGATGGATTTCAGTATGCGACCCCTTACCGCTGCGGTGTGGCGATGGTGGTCCTCCAGGACCTGTGGTTCTATATCAAAGAAGATGGGACGCGGGTTTCAGAAGAGTCATTCGATTGGGCTGAACCTTTCCATCTGGATCGAGCCCTGGTCAAGAACGGTGAGCGATTCCAAATCATCAAACCGGACGGGACGGTAGTCAAAGTTCTCGAGTACGATCAAGCGTCTGTTCAAAGTCCATGGTGCTGGCAAGTGACCAGCAGGGTAGATGGAAAGTGGAAGAGCGGCTTTGTAGACCTCGATGGGAATCGGATTACCGATCTAATATTCGACAATGTTGGCTACTACGACCCAGAGGTCCAAAGAATTCGAGTCTATAAAGACGAACGTTTCGGATTTGTGGATGAACGCGCCAATCTTGTCATCCCTGTTCATTACGAATACGCTAATCCTTTCGACCGCGGTACCTCAAGAGTTACGGTTGAAGGACGAACTTTCTTGATCGACCCGAATGGCAATGTCGTGCCCGATTGATAAAGCAAAAATGCCAAGCTGGAGAGACAGGATGTTGCGGCAGCATTGTGATTGCCATCTGAATGGTACTCCCGGGGGGATTCACAAGTCAGATCGCGTCCAGATCCATCGAACTGCTCGGTGCTGAAAGTAGGCTACAAGGCAAAAATCGCCCCCTGATGGCGAAACCCGTCCATAAAGCTCACTAAAGACTGACATCAGCAAATTGCCTGCTTAAGACAATATCGCGGTTGCGAGGAAAGCCCCTTGTTTGACCTCTTCGATCTAGGAAGAACGGATACTTGCAGGGAGGCTTCCTGTCTGCAGGATGGAGCGGTAAAAGATGACTCGGTTTGTTGATGGTTAGACTCGTGCGACGTTCGAAACTGGCCTTCGAAGTCGGCACGAATCGCGAGTCACGCGGTCGAGAGAACGAACACACTATGTTTTTTGAACCGAAAGATCCTATTCTTGTCGATCGGCTCGCCTTACAACCGACAATGAATACAGCCGGCCGCCAAGGCGGATTGTGACATTCGATTTTAAGAAGGAAGTACCCCAGCCATGCGACCCATTCGGTATTCGATCAACATTACCTTGGATGGCTGCTGCGATCACCGTGCGGGAATCAACGACGAAGAATTACACCGGTTTTATGCCGGCTACCTTGCCCAATTCGATGCATTGCTTTTCGGTCGAGTCACCTATGAAATGATGGAATCTGCGTGGCGTCCCTCTGCCACGGGAGAGTTTCCGGACTGGATGGCCGACTGGATGGTACCTTTCGCACGCTCCATTGATGTAGCAAAGAAGTATGTCGTGTCGAGCAAACTGCAGCAGGTAGATTGGAACGCAGAACTCTTGCAGGGTGATCTGCGAACCGCTCTGGAGCAGCTCAAACAAGGAACGGGCAGCGGAATTCTTTTAGGAGGTGTCACCCTTGCGCTCGCGATCGCGAACCTTGGTCTAATCGATGAATACCAATTCGTGATTCACCCCAGGGTTGCGGGTCATGGTCCAACTCTATTCGAAGGACTTTCCAAGTATGTTGATTTGAAACTGGAGGGCCGACAGGAATTCAAGTCAGGTGTGGTCGCCATGCGGTATGTTCCCAAATAGCCAATCGCACTCCGCACCAGCATTTCCTTCGTCCAGGTCCTCCGTTTCTTTCTCTTGCACTTGCTCCGACTCGCAAGAACACGGTTGAACGATCCAATCTAAGACACCAACAGCTCAAAGACTATCAGCTTGCAATGGTTTCTACGGTCCAAGACCGTTGCGGAGGGGTATTCGAGCAATGGAAAGCTGGGCGGGCGAACGACGAAAGCCCAGACTTGGATGAGATGACCCATTGCCTTGCCCCTCTCTCGCCCCCGTGGATTTCTCACTCATGCAATTGCCATTTGATATACTCAGTTCATTCACTGCACTTATTTGCCAAAAGAGACGTCAAATCCATTCACCATACCCGGATCCGGTCCTGCGCAATCCGCTGCACCCAAGTCGGCGGATAAGGCGGTTCCAGAAAACACTATCAACGAGACCCGAATGGGTTGACGACTGCATTTGTCGCTGGGTGTTCGATGAGTGACGCCACGCGAACAACTCGGAATCGCCGATTGCCAAGCGTCCGGCATGCCATCTGCTTGTGTGCGACCATCGTCATTTGCTCCGTTCTTGCAACGTGGCGTAGCTATACGCATAGCGACTCACTGACCTGGATTGACGTGACAGTTTGCACAGACGAAGGGCTGTTGTCGCTGCAGATCCCGCTCGTGCGACTGGCCCCGAGTGAGAAGCCGTCTACACAATGGACGACCTACGTGCGTGGCAAAAACATGTGGGAGACCGGAGACGGTGGTGGAAAAGCGACGCTAAAGAACTGGATGTCGATGCTCGATAGAGTGGGTTGTGAAGGTGCAACGGTCGCTGGCTTCGGCTACTGGAAGGGTGCTTGGCAGTCCAGTTCACGGCCAGGACCGTTCCTTGTCATGTTCATTCCGGTTTGGGTTGCGATAGCCACCACGTTCGCGCTCGTTTCGACAGCGTACTGGTGTCGAATTCAATTCACACTGGCAAACATGCTGTTGGGGACAACAGTCGTTGCAGGCCTGCACTGGCTGCTATTGCTGCGTGCGTCGGTTTAAGTAGGACAGAAACTCGGTGTAACGATGCCCACTACCGTGCCCCCTCCCGATTCCATCGAG includes these proteins:
- a CDS encoding dihydrofolate reductase family protein codes for the protein MRPIRYSINITLDGCCDHRAGINDEELHRFYAGYLAQFDALLFGRVTYEMMESAWRPSATGEFPDWMADWMVPFARSIDVAKKYVVSSKLQQVDWNAELLQGDLRTALEQLKQGTGSGILLGGVTLALAIANLGLIDEYQFVIHPRVAGHGPTLFEGLSKYVDLKLEGRQEFKSGVVAMRYVPK
- a CDS encoding WG repeat-containing protein, whose amino-acid sequence is MIRSTITIWLSSALLVGAGCGSNDNPNYSPSESKIDLVHINDKTQVDPPNEFGFSKISIRNGENYQEGVLDAQRQEVIVPSTKLLVHDITDSMALIGLENKFLFVPLEDGPYSYKELSEVDGFQYATPYRCGVAMVVLQDLWFYIKEDGTRVSEESFDWAEPFHLDRALVKNGERFQIIKPDGTVVKVLEYDQASVQSPWCWQVTSRVDGKWKSGFVDLDGNRITDLIFDNVGYYDPEVQRIRVYKDERFGFVDERANLVIPVHYEYANPFDRGTSRVTVEGRTFLIDPNGNVVPD